A region from the Achromobacter seleniivolatilans genome encodes:
- a CDS encoding primosomal protein N': MSDQQPITTPAAVCWVRVALDVPLPGPFDFCHDAPVTVGLRVIVPFGRRKMIGVVVENPAEPSFDPKKIRPIEAVLDDLPPFDEDWLRMARFAADYYQRPLGEVMLPTLPPPLRKPTAYQGKRSAGGPVARLDGRKRKTAREPAKADQPPQLNDAQQTAVDTIGALTGFKPVLLHGVTGSGKTEVYLRAAEKVLGQGRQVLLMVPEINLTPQLEGSLRARLEAVVGQDGLAVMHSGLSDGERLQAWARAQRGEARMVLGTRMSIFAPLSKLGLIVVDEEHDASYKQQDGLRYSARDLAVWRAHDLNIPVVLGSATPSLETWQHAERGRYLRLTLPGRARSSSLPSMRLVDTRRLQMKQGMSPQLVEAIGQRLERKEQSLIFLNRRGYSPVLHCQSCAWVSNCPRCTAFTVLHRTDGRGHRLQCHHCGYQAPVPHACPECGDQDLAPMGRGTQRVEEHLAELFPEARILRIDADSTRKKGSAEALFASVHAGEVDILVGTQMVAKGHDFARLGLVGVLNSDSMLFAHDFRAPERLFAQLMQVAGRAGRHQGNGEVLIQTGYPDQPVYQALLRHDYAGFARHALHERESTGLPPFVYQALLTAEARELKVAQAFLERARVLPKGEWAADFPGLDAIEMYDPVPLRVVRVANIERAQLLVESSSRPALQAFLASWSHHLPYLANEARVRWQLEVDPLEI; this comes from the coding sequence ATGTCTGATCAGCAGCCAATTACGACCCCTGCAGCCGTCTGCTGGGTGCGCGTGGCGCTGGACGTGCCCCTGCCCGGTCCCTTCGACTTCTGCCACGACGCACCCGTCACCGTGGGCTTGCGGGTCATCGTGCCGTTTGGCCGGCGCAAGATGATCGGCGTGGTGGTGGAGAACCCGGCCGAACCCTCGTTCGACCCCAAGAAGATCCGCCCGATTGAAGCCGTGCTGGATGATCTGCCCCCCTTTGACGAAGACTGGCTGCGTATGGCTCGTTTCGCGGCGGATTACTACCAGCGGCCGTTGGGCGAAGTGATGTTGCCCACCTTGCCGCCGCCGTTGCGCAAGCCCACCGCTTATCAGGGCAAGAGATCGGCGGGCGGACCCGTCGCGCGGCTGGATGGACGCAAGCGCAAAACCGCGCGTGAGCCGGCCAAGGCGGACCAGCCGCCGCAGTTGAACGATGCGCAGCAGACGGCCGTCGACACGATTGGCGCGCTCACCGGGTTCAAACCTGTGCTGCTGCACGGGGTGACGGGTAGCGGCAAGACCGAGGTGTATCTGCGCGCCGCTGAAAAAGTGCTGGGTCAGGGGCGCCAGGTGTTGTTGATGGTGCCCGAAATCAACCTGACGCCACAACTGGAAGGGTCGCTGCGCGCACGCTTGGAAGCGGTGGTGGGCCAGGACGGTCTGGCCGTCATGCATAGCGGTTTGTCCGACGGCGAACGCCTGCAAGCGTGGGCCCGCGCCCAGCGCGGCGAAGCACGCATGGTGCTGGGTACGCGCATGTCGATCTTCGCGCCCTTGAGCAAGTTGGGTCTGATAGTGGTGGACGAAGAACACGACGCGTCCTACAAGCAGCAGGATGGTCTGCGCTATTCCGCCCGGGATCTTGCAGTGTGGCGCGCCCATGATCTGAACATCCCGGTCGTGCTGGGTTCGGCTACCCCGTCCCTGGAAACCTGGCAACACGCCGAGCGCGGCCGCTACCTGCGCTTGACGCTGCCCGGCCGTGCGCGTTCCAGCAGCCTGCCTTCCATGCGTCTGGTGGATACCCGGCGCCTTCAGATGAAGCAGGGCATGTCTCCTCAGTTGGTAGAGGCAATCGGCCAACGATTGGAGCGTAAAGAACAGTCGCTTATTTTTCTGAACCGGCGCGGCTATTCGCCGGTGTTGCATTGCCAGTCTTGCGCCTGGGTCAGCAACTGCCCGCGCTGCACGGCCTTTACCGTCCTGCATCGCACGGACGGCCGCGGTCATCGCTTGCAGTGTCACCATTGCGGCTACCAAGCGCCGGTGCCGCATGCTTGCCCGGAATGCGGCGACCAGGATCTGGCGCCCATGGGGCGGGGCACGCAGCGCGTGGAAGAACATCTGGCGGAATTGTTTCCCGAGGCGCGCATCTTGCGCATCGATGCCGACAGCACGCGCAAAAAAGGCAGTGCCGAGGCGCTGTTTGCTTCCGTTCACGCGGGCGAGGTGGACATTCTGGTGGGCACGCAGATGGTGGCCAAGGGCCACGACTTTGCCCGGCTGGGTCTGGTGGGCGTGCTGAACTCCGATTCCATGTTGTTTGCGCATGATTTCCGCGCGCCTGAGCGCTTATTCGCGCAGCTGATGCAGGTGGCGGGCCGAGCAGGCCGTCACCAGGGCAATGGCGAGGTGCTGATTCAAACCGGTTATCCCGATCAGCCCGTTTATCAGGCGCTGTTGCGTCACGATTACGCGGGCTTTGCGCGCCATGCGCTGCACGAACGCGAAAGCACAGGTCTGCCGCCCTTTGTGTATCAGGCGCTGTTGACGGCCGAAGCGCGTGAGTTGAAAGTGGCGCAGGCGTTTCTGGAACGCGCTCGGGTGCTGCCCAAAGGCGAGTGGGCAGCGGACTTTCCGGGCCTGGACGCGATCGAGATGTATGACCCCGTACCGCTGCGTGTGGTGCGCGTGGCCAATATTGAACGTGCGCAGTTGCTGGTCGAAAGCAGCAGCCGGCCGGCGTTGCAAGCGTTCCTGGCATCGTGGTCGCACCACCTGCCGTATCTGGCCAACGAAGCGCGCGTGCGCTGGCAACTGGAAGTCGATCCGCTGGAAATCTGA
- the hemE gene encoding uroporphyrinogen decarboxylase, protein MSASSLKNDVFLRSLLREPVPYTPIWLMRQAGRYLPEYRATRARAGSFMGLAQNPDYAMEVTLQPLERFDLDAAILFSDILTVPHAMGLGLDFAEGEGPRFARPVRTEEDVARLAVPDMDSLRYVFDAVSVIRRELDGKVPLIGFAGSPFTIACYMVEGKGSDDYRLIKTMLYSRPDLLHRILEINAEATLQYLNAQIAAGAQAVMLFDSWGGVLADGLFQEFSLAYTKKVVAGLTREHEGRRVPVIVFTKGGGQWIEQIAACGCDAVGLDWTVDLAAARRRTGDSVAFQGNLDPMALFGGASAIRSEARRVLDAFGPVGKGGHVFNLGHGISRFTPPEAVAELVDEVHQHSRLLRG, encoded by the coding sequence GTGTCTGCTTCCAGCTTGAAGAACGATGTGTTCTTGCGCTCGCTATTGCGTGAGCCCGTGCCTTATACCCCGATCTGGCTGATGCGCCAGGCCGGTCGTTATCTGCCCGAATACCGCGCCACGCGCGCCCGGGCAGGATCTTTCATGGGCCTGGCTCAGAATCCGGACTATGCAATGGAAGTCACATTGCAGCCGCTGGAGCGTTTCGACCTGGACGCGGCCATCCTGTTCTCGGACATCCTGACCGTACCGCACGCCATGGGCCTGGGGCTGGACTTCGCTGAAGGCGAAGGCCCGCGCTTTGCCCGTCCCGTTCGCACCGAGGAAGATGTGGCGCGTCTGGCGGTGCCCGACATGGACTCGCTGCGCTACGTGTTCGACGCGGTCAGCGTCATCCGGCGCGAGCTGGACGGCAAGGTTCCGCTTATTGGTTTTGCCGGCAGCCCCTTCACCATTGCCTGTTATATGGTCGAAGGCAAGGGCAGCGACGACTACCGTCTGATCAAGACGATGCTGTATTCGCGTCCCGACCTGCTGCATCGCATTCTTGAAATCAACGCCGAAGCCACGCTGCAATACCTGAATGCGCAGATCGCCGCGGGCGCCCAAGCCGTCATGCTGTTCGACAGCTGGGGCGGTGTGCTGGCCGATGGCTTGTTCCAAGAATTCTCGCTGGCGTACACGAAGAAGGTTGTCGCCGGCCTGACCCGTGAGCACGAAGGCCGGCGCGTGCCGGTTATTGTGTTCACCAAGGGCGGAGGCCAGTGGATCGAGCAGATCGCAGCCTGCGGTTGCGATGCGGTGGGCCTGGACTGGACGGTGGATCTGGCGGCAGCCCGCCGCCGCACGGGCGACTCGGTGGCCTTCCAGGGCAACCTGGACCCGATGGCGTTGTTTGGTGGCGCATCGGCTATCCGCAGTGAAGCGCGCCGCGTGCTGGACGCGTTTGGGCCGGTGGGCAAGGGCGGTCACGTGTTCAACCTGGGCCACGGTATTTCACGTTTCACCCCACCCGAAGCGGTAGCTGAATTGGTCGACGAAGTCCACCAACACAGCCGCTTGCTGAGGGGGTAA
- a CDS encoding helix-turn-helix domain-containing protein, with amino-acid sequence MRDVLDCGVLLVPDHEEAMRDWVALHQSRLTRIRLHLVALDKSGPLAAAALPAGGSHFQDVQVLARLAVSLKRYDSCILPVAPSSVAWARMALQEAGASLTTPILLLIHGMTAPAIEDLLNLGAADFLAQPACLESMRVRLSRLKRRALWRAAASLDIQEPDSNYGPPLIGGAPVGISRPRVPAEIMEQALAGLRHHRRQPKAESFRLAKARVVDGFERDYIRHALSRHGGNVAQAARACAKHRRAFWALMRKHGIDATPYRLAAQAAAASDD; translated from the coding sequence GTGCGAGATGTTCTGGATTGCGGCGTTCTGCTGGTGCCGGACCACGAAGAAGCCATGCGCGACTGGGTGGCGCTGCATCAAAGCCGATTGACGCGCATCCGTCTGCATCTGGTGGCGTTGGACAAGAGCGGGCCGTTGGCGGCTGCGGCATTGCCCGCTGGCGGCAGTCATTTCCAAGATGTGCAGGTACTGGCGCGCTTGGCGGTATCGCTCAAGCGCTACGACAGTTGCATCCTGCCGGTAGCGCCGTCTTCGGTTGCGTGGGCTCGTATGGCCTTGCAAGAGGCCGGCGCGTCGCTCACCACTCCTATCCTGCTGCTGATTCACGGCATGACGGCGCCCGCCATTGAAGACTTGCTGAATCTGGGTGCTGCAGACTTTCTGGCGCAACCTGCCTGCCTGGAAAGCATGCGGGTCCGCTTGAGCCGATTGAAGCGGCGGGCGTTGTGGCGCGCCGCTGCAAGCCTGGATATTCAAGAACCCGACTCCAACTATGGTCCGCCTTTGATTGGCGGCGCGCCAGTTGGAATCTCGCGGCCCCGTGTGCCGGCAGAGATCATGGAGCAGGCGCTGGCGGGCTTGCGCCATCATCGGCGCCAACCCAAGGCCGAATCCTTCAGGCTGGCCAAGGCGCGGGTCGTCGATGGCTTTGAGCGCGACTACATCCGTCATGCGCTCTCGCGCCACGGCGGCAACGTGGCCCAGGCGGCGCGCGCGTGCGCCAAGCACCGGCGGGCTTTTTGGGCGCTGATGCGCAAGCATGGCATTGACGCGACGCCTTATCGGCTGGCGGCGCAGGCAGCTGCCGCTAGCGACGATTAA
- a CDS encoding F0F1 ATP synthase subunit epsilon translates to MATLHVDVVSAEEAIFSGEAKFVVLPGEAGELGILPGHTPLISRIRPGTVKIVRADQGEENIFVAGGILEVQPGSVTVLADTAIRAADLDEARALEARKKAEEALANAKDKADIAVVEAELAMLAAQAIAARKLRQGGRSH, encoded by the coding sequence ATGGCTACCCTGCATGTGGATGTCGTCAGCGCAGAGGAAGCGATCTTCTCCGGTGAGGCGAAGTTCGTGGTGCTGCCTGGCGAAGCGGGTGAACTGGGCATTTTGCCCGGCCACACCCCGCTGATTTCGCGCATACGCCCCGGCACGGTCAAGATCGTTCGTGCCGACCAAGGCGAGGAAAACATCTTCGTCGCCGGTGGCATTCTGGAAGTGCAGCCGGGCAGCGTGACGGTTCTGGCCGACACGGCTATCCGTGCCGCCGATCTGGACGAAGCTCGTGCCCTGGAAGCTCGCAAGAAGGCCGAAGAGGCCCTGGCGAACGCCAAGGACAAGGCTGACATCGCTGTCGTCGAAGCGGAACTCGCCATGCTGGCTGCACAAGCCATCGCGGCGCGCAAGCTGCGTCAAGGCGGTCGGTCGCACTAA